From the genome of Streptomyces sp. NBC_01260, one region includes:
- the istB gene encoding IS21-like element helper ATPase IstB: MSELTGNRIRTTATKLGLPHLAETINEYTRRADEGKMGYLDFLDLVLSEELAVRDDRRFRQGLRLSRLPHHKTIDEYDFSFQPELDPRKIKDLATLSFVEAKANAALLGPPGVGKTHIAIALAVAACRAGYSIYFTSLDDMVRNLKAAEAAGRLTSKLGSYLRPSVLVVDEVGYQPLERAEANLVFQVISKRYEKGSIILTSNKTFSEWGQVFGDEVLATAILDRLLHHCEVVAINGPSYRLKNRLKAIERETEVA, translated from the coding sequence TTGAGCGAGCTGACCGGCAACCGCATCCGCACCACGGCGACCAAGCTCGGCCTGCCCCACCTGGCGGAAACCATCAACGAGTACACCCGGCGGGCGGACGAGGGGAAGATGGGCTACCTCGACTTCCTCGACCTCGTTCTCTCCGAGGAACTCGCCGTCCGAGACGACCGCCGCTTCCGACAGGGCCTGCGGCTCTCCCGGCTGCCGCACCACAAAACGATCGATGAGTACGACTTCTCGTTCCAGCCCGAGCTCGACCCGCGCAAGATCAAAGACCTGGCCACCCTGTCCTTCGTCGAAGCAAAGGCCAATGCCGCCCTGCTGGGGCCGCCCGGCGTCGGCAAGACCCACATTGCGATCGCGCTGGCGGTCGCGGCCTGCCGGGCCGGCTACTCGATCTACTTCACCAGCCTCGACGACATGGTCCGCAACCTCAAAGCAGCCGAGGCGGCCGGACGTCTGACCAGCAAACTGGGCTCCTACCTGCGGCCGAGCGTTCTCGTGGTCGATGAAGTCGGCTACCAGCCCCTCGAACGCGCCGAGGCGAACCTGGTCTTCCAGGTCATCTCAAAGCGCTACGAAAAGGGCTCAATCATCCTGACCTCGAACAAGACCTTCAGCGAATGGGGCCAGGTCTTCGGCGACGAAGTCCTCGCCACCGCCATCCTCGACCGCCTCCTGCACCACTGCGAAGTCGTCGCCATCAACGGCCCCAGCTACCGGCTGAAGAACCGCCTCAAGGCCATCGAGCGCGAGACGGAAGTCGCCTGA